In Amaranthus tricolor cultivar Red isolate AtriRed21 chromosome 3, ASM2621246v1, whole genome shotgun sequence, a single window of DNA contains:
- the LOC130808384 gene encoding uncharacterized protein LOC130808384: MEVVCRWVLHAISKQSRTSNCILRRSSYGRAVRFEFAASNNEAEYEALLLGLKICHEAGAKSLSTFSDSQLVVGHVNREFETKDESMKMYLQQVREFIKRFNKFTLVHIPRSQNAQADSLAKLASSAETSVARDIIWEVLPNPSINFMVDTIDRLETWMEPYIKYLQNQMLPQDEGQAKILQKRAGWFELHEGTLYKKSYTHPLLRCVSPEEGNYILQEIHEGGCGIHQGVQTVIGKVLRNGYYWPSLKSDAEALIKRCPQCHYHSKIGRKPSNYLSAIQAVLPFDKLGIDLLGPFPPAKGQRKFIIVAIDYFTKYVEVEALSSITYKQVYQFVWRNIITRYGIPRVIITDNGRQFIAKNTIEYCDRFNIQIRFSSVS, from the coding sequence atggaagttgtatgtagatgggtcctcCACGCAATCAGCAAGCAGAGCAGGACTTCTAATTGTATCCTCCGCCGAAGTTCGTACGGAAGGGCAGTCAGGTTCGAGTTTGCGGCATCCAACAATGAAGCAGAGTACGAAGCACTACTCTTGGGGCTTAAAATATGCCATGAAGCCGGGGCTAAATCCTTATCCACTTTTTCCGACTCCCAATTGGTAGTCGGGCATGTAAACAGGGAATTCGAGACCAAAGATGAAAGCATGAAGATGTATTTACAGCAAGTAAGAGAATTTATCAAGAGGTTCAACAAATTCACATTGGTTCACATCCCAAGGTCGCAAAACGCACAAGCCGACTCCCTGGCAAAACTTGCCAGCTCAGCTGAAACATCCGTGGCTCGTGATATCATTTGGGAGGTGCTTCCtaaccccagcatcaacttcatggtTGATACCATCGACAGATTAGAAACGTGGATGGAACCCTACATCAAATACTTGCAAAATCAGATGCTTCCCCAAGATGAGGGTCAAGCAAAAATACTCCAAAAGAGGGCCGGATGGTTTGAGctccacgaaggaacgctctacaaAAAATCATATACACATCCCCTTCTCAGGTGTGTttcccctgaagaaggaaactacatcCTTCAGGAAATACACGAAGGCGGATGTGGAATACATCAAGGAGTACAAACTGTGATTGGCAAAGTCCTTAGAAATGGATACTACTGGCCCTCCCTCAAGAGCGATGCCGAAGCACTGATCAAACGTTGTCCCCAATGCCACTACCAttcaaagataggaaggaagccgTCTAACTATTTATCCGCCATTCAAGCTGTCCTACCCTTTGACAAATTGGGTATagatctccttggccccttcccaCCAGCCAAGGGACAACGAAAGTTCATTATCGTGGCTATCGATTATTTTACCAAATACGTAGAAGTCGAGGCCCTTAGCTCAATTACATACAAGCAAGTCTATCAGTTCGTATGGCGAAATATAATCACAAGATACGGCATCCCTCGCGTAATCATCACTGACAATGGGAGGCAGTTTATCGCTAAGAACACAATAGAGTACTGCGACAGGTTCAACATCCAAATCCGATTCAGTTCAGTATCCTGA
- the LOC130807936 gene encoding uncharacterized protein LOC130807936, with the protein MNKRIPYCGLKGKPHIESKIKIFKRQKGYIIEIQKQVSGFGWDDATKMVTSEKEVFMEWAQGKDGAAALFCKTFPLYDKLCEIYAKDRASGSMVKGPGDDEEGDKNEPEKNDDVISSTRAYGQSSGRGDRKRRREIQNEELIGLATTLAALIDVEKESTSIMMDMKKSFLRDVEIGEKRTYLFGVMSNLQELAPIEVVEATTIIGLDDKKVEIFYGVPDECKVMFVKSLLKR; encoded by the exons atgaataagCGAATTCCTTATTGTGGATTGAAGGGTAAGCCACATATTGAATccaaaattaagatttttaagagacaaaagggatatattattgaaatTCAGAAGCAggttagtggttttggttgggACGATGCTACAAAAATGGTAACTAGTGAGAAGGAAGTCTTTATGGAATGGGCTCag GGAAAAGATGGAGCTGCTGCTCTATTCTGTAAAACGTTTCCTCTGTATGACAAGCTTTGTGAGATTTACGCCAAGGATCGTGCCAGTGGAAGTATGGTCAAGGGGCCAGGAGACGATGAAGAAGGTGATAAGAATGAGCCTGAAAAGAATGATGATGTTATTAGCTCAACTCGAGCGTATGGGCAATCAAGTGGTCGAGGAGATCGTAAGAGAAGAAGGGAAATTCAAAATGAAGAGCTTATTGGGCTGGCCACTACATTGGCAGCTTTGATTGATGTTGAAAAGGAGTCTACTTCAATCATGATGGATATGAAGAAATCATTTTTACGAGATGTGGAGATAGGTGAGAAGAGAACTTACCTTTTTGGAGTAATGAGTAATTTGCAAGAACTGGCACCAATAGAAGTTGTCGAAGCTACCACAATTATTGGCTTAGATGATAAGAAGGTGGAAATATTCTACGGTGTGCCGGATGAGTGCAAAGTTATGTTCGTCAAATCTTTGCTAAAAAGATAG
- the LOC130808383 gene encoding uncharacterized protein LOC130808383, whose product MVVEEMVTIFLHLLSFEEKNREIKYHFQRSGETISRHFNNVLKAVLKLSSLLLKKPEPIPENSTDERWKWFKNCIGAIDGTLINVNVPAIDKSRWEGSAADGRVLRSALNRNNGLKVTRARNVVERAFGLLKVRWEVLAKGTKYPLSTQIDIILACVYIHKLIRQQMSIDPMEAILDAYMEEEGENDEIEDNGDYIRNCGASEEWTNFRNTLAQDMYDAFLARRQ is encoded by the exons ATGGTAGTGGAAGAAATGGTTACTATATTTTTGCATCTACTTTCATTTGAGGAGAAGAATAGagaaataaaatatcattttcaacGGTCAGGAGAAACTATAAGCAGACATTTTAATAATGTGTTAAAAGCTGTGTTAAAACTTTCGAGTTTGCTCCTCAAGAAACCTGAACCAATTCCAGAGAATAGCACAGATGAAAGATGGAAATGGTTCAAG AATTGTATAGGTGCTATTGATGGGACTTTGATTAATGTAAATGTGCCTGCGATAGATAAATCAC GTTGGGAAGGTTCAGCTGCCGATGGAAGAGTACTTCGAAGTGCTTTAAATAGAAATAATGGATTAAAAGTGACTAGAG CTAGAAATGTGGTTGAACGAGCTTTTGGTTTGTTGAAAGTACGATGGGAAGTTCTTGCCAAAGGAACCAAGTACCCTCTCAGCACTCAGATAGATATAATATTGGCTTGTGTGTATATTCATAAACTTATTCGCCAACAAATGAGCATTGATCCAATGGAAGCTATTTTAGATGCATATATGGAAGAGGAAGGAGAGAATGATGAAATTGAAGATAATGGAGACTACATTCGAAATTGTGGCGCATCTGAAGAATGGACTAATTTTAGAAACACATTAGCTCAAGATATGTATGATGCATTCTTAGCCAGGAGACAATAG